One window of Plasmodium relictum strain SGS1 genome assembly, chromosome: 14 genomic DNA carries:
- a CDS encoding acyl-CoA synthetase, putative, protein MDVFKLKKILYKFLENENELQINYDTNEDQAYFKEIKGSSKKNSSNIYRPYNYELNRTLEKKKGFLDIEMSSKYELFRFFSKYYYNKEFLGERKKEINNNKVVLGGYTFKTYGEVKNEIEILASALYQFENIEYNIFDDNGIYNKLKILGIWSKNRIEWFTTDMACSAIDFVTVPIYDTMGINSVKNIFKTTRMKICCIEAEKLECLIKLKDELNELNILIIYDEWSLKEDIKEKANEAGYKVYFYKDLIDEYKNKNIIPQYYHYDKTFPNGNNRNNSSENNNNDNNKLSRNKKDKYSSDNNSDTDSFNQKQNKIRKISNENEENEKMDNRNNKKDINENEEEEISEKNNNSTQNNIEETDTNLVKIKKNKGNINDVCTIIFTSGSSGTPKGAMITHYNFITFLQSYLIDGNRLGLMKYDVIFSYLPLAHVYERFIEFAVCFFGAKIGYFSGNIKELVNDMNELKPTFLITVPRILQKIYDNIMEGLKNRSFITRILVKTAIKNKKNIYLKNSKKFSHKVYDLILQPIRNKFGGNIRTQVMGSSSMDKNKLTELQMIFSSPISEGWGMTEVGISFLQNRFDSTKGTIGGPFSNVEFKVSKVENTEYDPKNYPNKGELYIRGSGVMAGYFRNEELTKKSFDEDGFFLTGDVVEINENNKYVRIIDRAKNIFKLAQGEYIEPEKLENIYSNSFYIENIFVHGYSYENELVSIIVPNQNSVLDYAKRNNLNLPYEELLKSDAIHKLFFEELLNISKVNNLNGIEKIRLFHLTHIPFTVDNKQLTPTHKIVRNVILKDYENIVNDLYENRKK, encoded by the coding sequence atgGATGTTTtcaaattgaaaaaaatcttatataaatttttagaaaatgaaaatgaattacAAATAAATTATGATACTAATGAAGATCAAGCATACTTTAAAGAGATAAAAGGAagctcaaaaaaaaattccagtaatatatataggccatataattatgaattaaatagaacattagaaaaaaagaaaggaTTCTTAGATATAGAAATGTCATCAAAATATGAGCTTTTTCGTTTCTTTAGTaagtattattataataaagaatttttaggagaaagaaaaaaagaaataaataataacaaaGTAGTATTAGGGGGATATACTTTTAAAACATATGGAGAAGTAAAAAATGAGATAGAAATATTAGCATCAGCTCTTTATCAATTTGAAAatattgaatataatatttttgatgATAATggaatatataataaattaaaaatattaggaATTTGGTCAAAAAACAGAATAGAATGGTTCACTACTGATATGGCTTGCTCAGCTATTGATTTTGTAACTGTTCCAATTTATGATACAATGGGAATAAATTCAgttaagaatatttttaaaacaacAAGAATGAAAATATGTTGTATTGAAGCAGAAAAATTGGAATGcctaataaaattaaaagatgagttgaatgaattaaatatattaattatttatgatGAGTGGagtttaaaagaagatataaaagaaaaagctAATGAAGCTGGATataaagtatatttttataaagacTTAAttgatgaatataaaaataagaacaTCATTCCCCAGTATTATCATTACGATAAAACATTCCCTAATGGGAACAATAGAAATAATAGTAGtgaaaacaataataatgataataataaattatcaagaaataaaaaggaCAAATATAGTTCTGATAATAATAGTGATACGGATAGCTTCAatcaaaaacaaaataagataagaaaaatttcaaatgaaaatgaggaaaatgaaaaaatggaTAAtcgaaataataaaaaagatataaatgaaaatgaggaagaagaaattagtgaaaaaaataataattctacTCAGAATAATATAGAAGAAACAGATACGAATTtagtgaaaataaaaaaaaacaaaggCAATATAAATGATGTGTGTACAATAATATTCACTTCAGGTTCATCAGGCACTCCAAAGGGTGCTATGATAAcacattataattttattacatttttacaAAGTTATTTAATAGATGGCAATAGATTAGGATTAATGAAATATGATGTTATTTTTAGTTATTTACCTTTAGCGCATGTATATGAGCGATTTATTGAATTTGCCGTATGTTTTTTTGGAGCAAAAATTGGATATTTTTCtggaaatataaaagaattgGTCAATGACATGAACGAATTGAAACCaacatttttaataactGTTCCTagaatattacaaaaaatttatgataaTATTATGGAAGGTTTAAAAAATAGATCTTTTATAACAAGAATTCTAGTAAAAACagcaataaaaaataagaaaaatatttatttaaaaaattctaagAAGTTTAGTCACAAAGTTTATGATTTAATTTTACAACCAATTAGAAATAAATTCGGAGGAAATATAAGAACACAAGTAATGGGTTCTTCGTCAATGGATAAAAATAAGCTCACTGAATTACAAATGATTTTTTCATCTCCTATATCGGAAGGATGGGGAATGACTGAAGTAGGTATTAGTTTTTTACAAAATCGATTTGACAGCACTAAGGGAACAATTGGTGGCCCTTTTTCTAATGTTGAATTTAAAGTTTCTAAGGTAGAAAATACAGAATATGATCCTAAGAATTATCCCAATAAAGGTGAGTTATATATTAGGGGAAGTGGTGTTATGGCTGGATATTTTCGAAACGAAGAACTGACTAAAAAGTCATTTGATGAAGatggtttttttttaacaggAGATGTTGTCGagataaatgaaaataataaatatgttaGAATTATTGATAGAgcgaaaaatatttttaaattagctCAAGGGGAATATATAGAACCggaaaaattagaaaatatatattcaaataGTTTTTATATAGAGAATATATTTGTTCATGGATATAGCTATGAAAATGAATTAGTTTCTATCATTGTCCCTAACCAGAACAGTGTCCTTGATTATGCTAAACGAAATAATCTGAATTTGCCTTATGAAGAACTACTAAAATCTGATGCTATTCATAAACTCTTTTTTGAAGaacttttaaatatttccaAAGTTAATAATCTGAATGGAATTGAAAAAATTcgtttatttcatttaacgCATATTCCATTTACTGTAGATAATAAACAACTTACCCCAACACATAAAATTGTTAGAAATGTTATTTTAAAGGATTATGAAAACATTGTTAATGATTTGTACgaaaacagaaaaaaataa